The proteins below come from a single Myxococcota bacterium genomic window:
- a CDS encoding Hpt domain-containing protein translates to MRQVQMGPIRSTYEDDPDMLEIVREFAAELPARVAKLESHLAAGELRDLQTLAHQLKGAGGGYGFPTITELAASLESALKQGADDAVVKDRAAALCATLRAVVVPGAP, encoded by the coding sequence ATGAGGCAAGTGCAGATGGGACCGATCCGCAGCACCTACGAAGACGATCCCGACATGCTCGAGATCGTGCGTGAGTTCGCTGCGGAGCTGCCCGCGCGCGTGGCCAAGCTCGAGTCGCACCTGGCGGCCGGAGAGCTGCGCGACCTGCAGACACTCGCGCACCAGCTCAAGGGTGCGGGCGGCGGCTACGGCTTTCCGACCATCACCGAGCTCGCGGCGTCGCTCGAGTCCGCGCTGAAGCAGGGCGCCGACGACGCCGTGGTGAAGGACCGCGCCGCGGCGCTGTGCGCCACGCTGCGCGCGGTCGTGGTTCCGGGGGCGCCGTGA
- a CDS encoding SDR family oxidoreductase, whose translation MDLGLAGKGIVVTGGSKGIGRAAALQFADEGAHVAICARGAPALEKTAGELRAKGVKVFAHAADVSRAAELDAFLEAARGALGRIDVLVNNTSGFGTSDDENGWKTSFDVDVMASVRACWKVVPWMTEQGGGVILHISSTSALEAGSPPAYAAAKAALISHSKTLAIALAPKKIRVNVIAPGSIEFPGGVWETIKRVNRAFYDSIQASIPWNRLGSAEEVANAIVFAASPRASWVTGACIPVDGGQHKGNL comes from the coding sequence ATGGATCTGGGGCTGGCCGGCAAGGGCATCGTCGTCACGGGTGGCAGCAAGGGCATCGGGCGCGCGGCGGCGCTGCAGTTCGCCGACGAGGGCGCGCACGTCGCGATCTGCGCGCGCGGCGCGCCAGCGCTCGAGAAGACCGCGGGCGAGCTGCGCGCGAAGGGCGTGAAGGTGTTCGCGCACGCGGCGGACGTGTCGCGCGCCGCCGAGCTCGACGCGTTTCTCGAAGCCGCGCGCGGCGCGCTCGGGCGCATCGACGTGCTGGTCAACAACACCTCGGGCTTCGGCACGAGCGACGACGAGAACGGCTGGAAGACCTCGTTCGACGTCGACGTCATGGCCAGCGTGCGCGCCTGCTGGAAGGTGGTGCCGTGGATGACCGAGCAGGGCGGCGGCGTCATTCTGCACATCTCGTCGACCTCGGCGCTCGAGGCCGGCAGCCCGCCCGCCTATGCGGCGGCCAAGGCGGCCCTGATCAGTCACTCGAAGACGCTCGCGATCGCGCTCGCGCCCAAGAAGATCCGCGTGAACGTGATCGCCCCCGGCTCGATCGAGTTCCCGGGCGGCGTCTGGGAGACGATCAAGCGCGTGAACCGCGCCTTCTACGACTCGATCCAGGCCTCGATCCCCTGGAACCGGCTCGGCAGCGCCGAGGAAGTCGCGAACGCGATCGTGTTCGCCGCCTCACCGCGCGCAAGCTGGGTCACCGGCGCCTGCATCCCCGTCGACGGCGGACAGCACAAGGGGAACCTGTAA